The genome window CGTTATGGCGGCGATGAATTCGTCATGATCCTGCCCGACGCCTCGCAGAAAGTGACATATGAGCGCGCCCAATTTATCTGCGAGCATGCCAAACAATTCCGCCATACCTTCGAGGGAATAACTATTAATGCAGTCACGCTCTCGATTGGCGTTGCGGTCTTCCCTGAACACGGTTCCAGCAATACCGCCATCCTGCGGGCGGCTGACAATGCCCTTTACCATGCCAAGCACCAAGCACGAGGGGCGCGCGCAAGTGGTCTTGGCAGGCTAGAAAAATAACGGATAAACCATGGAGAAAAAATGAGGAGTAACCAATGAAGAGCTTGACTTTAGATCAACTCAAGAATCTGGCAGGACAAACGGCCAGCCCAAGCATATCGATTTTTTTGCCGACACATCGCGCCGGTCAGGATACTAAACAGGATCCCATTCGTTTCAAAAATCTTCTTCGCGAAGCTGAAAAACAGTTTCTGGACAGCGGGATGGGACCTCGCGAAGTGAACATGTTACTCCAACCGGCTCAGGCATTATTGGGTGAGTCCCGTTTCTGGAGTCATCAGTATGAGGGACTGGCTGTATTTATGACCGCGGAAGATTTCCATTCCTATCGTCTTCCATTCAGGGTCGAAGAACTGCTCATCATCGCCCGATCTTATTACGTTACACCTGTTTTACCGCTGTTCACGAACAATGGCCATTATTACATCCTGGCAATCAGCCAGAATGAGGTTCGTCTGTTTGAAGGAACACGTCATAGTGTGGGTCAAATTGACCTGCCGCATGGGCTGCCTGGGAATCTGGATGAAGCCCTCAGGCTCGACGGGCGGGAAAAACAATTGCAGATGCACACAGGGTCGTCGCCAGGCGGAACAGGGGATGGCATGTTCCATGGACAGGATCCCGGCGAGGAGGAACAGAAGGTCCGCATTGCGCAGTATCTTAATCTGGTGGATGCCGGGCTCAAGGAAATCTTTCTTGACCAGGGACCGCCGCTCGTCCTGGCTGGTGTTGATTATCTGCTGCCGATCTATCGCAAGATCAGCGAATATGCGAATATCCTGCAGGAAGGGATCACAGGAGGTCCTGAGCATTTGCGGCCCGAAGAATTACAGGAACAAGCCTGGGCCATTGTGGAGCCCTATTTCCGTCAGGGGACGGAAAAGGCCCTGGAGCAATATCAGCAGTTTGCCGATACAGATCAGTCAACAGATACTGTTGAGGAGATTGTCGCTGCCGCGTTTTATGGGCGCGTGGATAAACTTATCCTGTCCGTCGAGGATCAGGTTTGGGGCAGTTTCGATCCCGACACTGGGAAAGTGATTCTTGATTCAGAGGGGCAGGGCAAACAGGACAACCTCGCGCTGTTGGACTTCGCAGCCATGCAGACCCTTCAAAATGGCGGGTCTGTCTATGCCCTTTCGCGGGATGAAATGCCAACAGACTCACCCGTCGCGGCTGTTTTCCGCCATTAAAGTTGGCAGCCGGGCATGTCTTTGCGAGGGCGCTCCTGCTCTTCGCCCGAAGCAATCCCCGCGCTGAGACGGAGATTGCTTCGCCGCAAAAAAGCAAGAGTGGCAGCTCGCAACGACATCGTTTGTGTTTCCGTGCCTTTGTGGTTAGCCCACGAAATTAGCCACTCCTAAAAGATATGTTCCCAGGATAAGCATCCGCTATTCCAAAAAACAAGGAAATGGAAGAGAAAATGGACAAGGATAATTTCCCCATCGAGTTTAATAATGAAATTGATGATGTGAAAAAAAGCGAGAACGAATATTACAGCCTGGCCGTGGACCGGCTTAGTACATTGGCGGAGGGGTACAACGATATTTCAGGTGCGGCTGTTAACTTGAAGCAACCTGCCCAGGGACGTCAGACAGCGCATGTATACGAAGTGACGATTGTCGTCTATATGGGATCGGATCATATCGCAGCCACCGAAATGGGAGAGCAGTTTAAATCCACACTGGATGGCGCCCTGGATGCGGTTGAACGGCAGGTTCGTGAACGGCGTAAACAACAGCGAAACTACTAAAATATTAATTTGTTGGTCGAAAGGAGAAAGGATGAAACCGGAAATCACCGATCTTGCCTACATGACAGCCCTCACATACGAATTGGTAACCCAATACGATTTACTGACACTGGGTGCGCCAACATTTCCTTCGTTGCAAAAGGAGGCAATTTACAGGTTCGATCCGAATACCAGGGGAGTGCTGCTGTTCATGCAGTATAAATTGAGCGAGCATATTGTTGGCACCGCCTCATCATTGAAAGTTGACTGGGGAATTCCCTATTACCGTTTCCTGATCCATCCAAAAAACAGGAGCAAACGGCACGAATTATTGCTACACCTGGAGGAAGCGAACAACCTGGTGTATTACATCGCCCCGGAATTTCATACCTGCAGTGGATTGTACGAATCCCTGATGCAAAAGGCTCTCTTGAACAATTCCACATTTTGGTCGCCAGGGGCAATTGGCCTCCTGCCGGCAAACGCAGCAAGGAATACCCTTTCATATAGACGTGAAATAAATTATGGCATATTGGAACCGGGTAAAAGAAGAGTCGATGGCGTACTAAAAGGCAAAATGCTCTGGAATGTGATCAAGGACAAATTTGAGACAAACCAGTCTGAAACATATGACAATGAAAAGCTGTTCCTGTTGGGTGACCAAATGCTGGAAAATTATCTCAAAGTTCTGCATACACCAAAGGAGCAAAGATTGATAAAAGACATCAGACAGGGTCGAAATCATATCGACCCGCGGGACTATTTGAGTCTAATATCCATATTGCTGTATGATTGCTTCGTCTATATTGCCGTGAGATGACGGGCCCATTTCGGGTTCAATAGATAACTTTATTATGCCGGGAAACTGCGCAGCCTAAAAGAAAATGTCCCCAATCTCCCCCAAGTGGCGGAGACGAACATTCCCCAGCCGATGGATGTGGCAGGTAAATTTGCATCCTATAATGATATAGAACATGAATCAGGAGCAAAAATGGCAAAAAAATCAGATGCCGCCAAGGCAAACAAGTCACATAAAGCTCATTCTTCAAAGCAAGGTCGCACTCAAAAACCGAGCCGGGGAGAGCGTCCTGACAAGGCGGGTGGCCGCACTCAAAAACCGGGTCGCGGAGAACGCCCTGACAAGGCGGGTGGTCGGCAGAAAAAGGCTCGTGAAATAAAACCCTCAAGCGGTAATGATAATGCCTTTGACGGTATTGAGAAATTAGCCGGCGGCAAGAAATCAAAGGACGGCTGCCTGCCGAAGGTGTTTATGCTGCTCCTGCCGTTCATGGCAGTTGGAGTATACTTTTTCCTCAAGTCATAACAAGACTGAAATCCATTGCAAGCCAATAAAAAAAGGAGTCCCACCATGTCAGTTGCAAAAGTAAGTGAGATCATCGTATCTTCCCCAAAGAGTTTTGACGATGCAATAAAGATCGGTGTGGCGCGCGCTCAAAAAACACTCCGCAATCTTAAGTCCGCCTGGGTTGAGGGTCAGCAGATCAAGTTGGACGACAAGGGAAATATCACGGAATACCGCGTCCAGTTGAAGGTCACGTTTATTATTGACGACTGATTGAGAAATATCCCTGCCTGGATCCATTCGAAGAGAATTTCATTAATGCGGGGAAATCTTGTAAGTTTGATATTCATCAGTACGATTGCTGCAGGCGGGCAGTTTTTCCAATTAGCATTTGCATGCTTGAAGAAGGAGATTTCCCATGGATACTACATATATTATTATCACGGTTGTTCTGATATTAGTGATTGTGAGCGCTGTTTTATGGCCGAGGATTGCCCGCCGTAAACGCTCGGAGCGGCTCCACGATCAGTTCGGATCTGAATATGATCACGCTGTGGAAACCCTGGGGGACGAGGAGCAAGCCCAAACAGAGCTGGAGCAGCGTCAGAAGCACGTTGAAGCATTTAATATTCGCCCGCTCTCCATGATCGAACACGACCGCTATACGGCTGATTGGGCTGCGGTCCAGTCCAAATTTGTCGACGAACCGGGCCAAGCCATCGTAGATGCTGACCGCCTCATCATGGAAGTCATGCAGATACGTGCCTATCCCATATCTGATTTTGAGCAGCGGGCGGCCGATGTCTCGGTCTCTTATCCGGCTTTGGTGAGTAATTACCGCGCCGCGCGGGTGATCGCACTCAAAAACCAGGAACACCTAGCTGATACGGAAGAACTAAGACAGGCGATGATCTATTACCGATCGTTGTTCGACGAACTTCTCGTAACAGATGCAGTTGTTGTAGAAGGAGAAATGAAATGAATGAACAAAATTTGAGAGAACGCATAAATACGCCAGACAGTGTTGAGGATCCGGCTACAGACAGCCCGGCAGAAGATTCATTGGACAAGGAAAAGATCGTCTCAAACATCTTGGAGGCGGATGAGATCATCCACGAAGCCGCTATCGTCACGAATGTCGGATCGGCAGATGCCTTGCTTGATCACGCTGAATCAGAACATTTGCGAACGCGCTGGAACGAGATTCAAGGCAGGTTTGTAGACGAACCACGTTCGGCTGTTCAGCAGGCAGATACGCTGGTATCTGAGGTAATCGATAAGATCACCGAGATGTTTGCCAATGAACATGGTGCGCTGGAGGAGCAGTGGAAAGAGGGTAACGATGTCTCTACTGAAGATCTCCGCCAGGCTCTGCAACATTACCGCTCCTTCTTCAATCGTCTGGTAGTTTGAATGCAGAAGCGGTAAACGAAAGCAATTCATCCTGTTCAGGAGAAGAAAATGATCAACTTCCTTATATGGATCATGGTAGGGGCTGCGCTCGGCTGGGTCGCCAGCCTGATCATGAAGACCAACAGCCGCCAGGGACTGATCGCCGATATTATCGTCGGCATCGTGGGCGCGTTCGTGGCGGGACTCTTTCTAAGCCCATTCTTCAACGTTGGCACGATCAACGAAGGTGACTTCAGCCTGCCTGCCTTGCTGGTGTCGCTGGGCGGGGCGGTCATCCTGCTGGCGATCTCCAAGCTGTTTCGCAATGTGGCCGGGTTCCTGGTGGTCGTGATCCTGGTGCTGCTGGTCTACATCTATTTCAGCTGCTGGCAGATGGAATCGAACTCCCTGTTTTGCGCCTCCATCAGGCTCCTGCCATTTCTGCCATAGCCCTCCCCCAAGTGGCGTAGATACAAACTCCCCAACCGCAGGATGCGGTTGGGGAGTTTATATCATACGATGAATGTATGACCCGCGTATATATTGCCGATGCAAAAGCCAAGGAACGATCCGCCCTGCGTCTGGTACTCCAGGATCTGAATATGGATGTCGTTGGCGAAGCTGCTGACTGGACAACCACGCTGGCGCAAGCCCCGATCCATCGTACGGATATGTTGTTGATCGATTGGGATTTGCTCCCCGACTCGCCTACGACGGCTTTGAATGAACTCCGCAGGGCTTGCCCGGCCGCGCTGGTCATTATTCTCATCAGTCATTTGGATGCCCGTCAGCAAGCCGCGCTCTCTGCCGGCGCCGATGCGTTTATCAGCAAAGAAGAGACGCCGGAGCGTGTGGCGGGACGTCTGCGTTCCATCGCAGCAGGCGTTCGTTCCATCTGATGAGAGTTTTGAAAACCGGCGCATAACCGCTGTCCCGAGCGCCGGCGTCAACTGGGCAGCGTTTCAAACTGATCTGGAGGATCAAATTATGAACAAAGATATTGTAGAAGGCAAGTGGAAACAAATGCGAGGCGAGGCGAAAGCATGGTGGGGCAAACTCACCGATGACGACCTTGACCGCGCGGCCGGCAAGTTTGAAATCCTGGCCGGCATACTTCAGGAGAAGTACGGCTATACCCGTGAAGCCGCCGCCGATGAGATCGACAAGCGTGTGACGGAATACGAGGCTGGTCTGAAAGGTAAAACCGAACCCACCTCCGCCAAATAGTTGGTGCAGTGCCGCAATTCCTCCCTGCCTGGGGGAGGAATGCGGATAACAGACATGGGAGACCATGTATATAAAAAGGAGAAAAATATGAACCTGATCATCTATCTTATTGCGGGTGCGATCGTTGGCTATGTTGCCAGCAGGATCATGCGAACGGATTCACAACAAGGCTTGCTGCTCGACATCGTTGTAGGTGTCATTGGCGCCTTCCTGGCTGGTTACTTCATCAGCCCTCTGTTGGGCGTTGGAACGATCAATGACGCCATCACCCTGCCGACCATGCTGGTGACCCTGCTTGGTTCCGTCGTTCTGTTATGGATTTTCAAGCAGGTCCGCCGCTAAAGGCAGTGCTGATCTAGTGATCCGCATTGAAATTGGGTGAGCAGGGATGTGCCGCATCCCTGCTCACAAAAATTACTGTTAAGTGGAAAACATATTTGTGTCAGTGAGCATGAGCCTCTTTATTTTTTGAACCAGGCCCATGCTCGGAAGGAAGCGTCAAAATGTCAAATGAAAATAGAGTATCGGAAACCAGGACGACCCAAAGCGAGCCGGAACGGGAACAGCGCATCTTAAGCTTTAAGCTGAATCAATTGGTCTGGCTGCTGTTTGGGATCCTCGAGGCTATGATCGCGCTCCGCATCGGACTTAAGTTGATCGGCGCCAACCCGGAAAGCCCGATCGTCGCCCTGATCTATGGATTAACCTTCCTGTTCCTGTTCCCCTTTGAAGGTCTGGTCGCCTCCCCCACGGCCGGCAATATGGTGCTTGAGCTTTCCTCCCTGTTTGCCATGCTGATCTACGCGCTGATCGCCTGGGCTGTTGAGAGGGTGGTCTGGTTGATCCTTTACCGTCCGCGCGGACCCGTGGTGGCAGTGACCGAAACCAGCACCAGCGAGAGCCATACTCCCCGCTAAACCCAGGAAACTTGAATGCATAACTCCCTTCGTCAGCAAGAGTCCGTTACACAGCAGCGGGGTGGCTTTTTCATCTTCCTGCGTTGGCTGGTGAGTTTGCTTCAGTTGACGGAGGAAGAGCAAGAGGATGCAGGTATTTATATTGGCCATCCGGAAAACTAGGAGCGGCTGACCTGCGGATTTAGAGCATGCAGCATGGCCTGCGGTCATGATGTATCAATTAAGGAGAATACGATGAACAACGAATATCAGGAATACAAGCACCCCACAAGTAATTTCATGAGCGTTTTTGTTGGGATGCTGGTCGGCGGATTGGCTGGCGCTGTGACGATGCTGCTGCTGGCCCCGCAATCTGGAAAAGAGACCCGCGAGCAGATCCAGAAAAAAGGCATCCAACTGCGCGACCGCACCGCCGACATGGTCGAAGATACCATGGCGCAGGTACGTTTGAACGCAAACAAGATCACGGTCGGCGGACGCGAGAAGATCAGGGAATTAAAACAACAGGGCCAGGAGCTGGTGGCCGAGCAATTGGACCATGTTTCCGAAGCCGCACAAGCCGGCAAGAAGGCGATTCAAGGTTCCTAACGTTTCACGTCACGAATAATTTGATCCAACCTCAAAGGAGAAACAATATGAATACGAGTAACATGAAATGGATCCTGCTTGGCATCTTCCTGGTCATCATGGGCTTGAGCCTTCTCGGCCTGGGTATGGGCGGCGTATTAAGCATCATTGCAGGAATTTGCGCGCTGATTGCCGGTGTTTTGTTCATCATCAATCGCTGAGTGCACATCAATCCGGAGTATGGCCTTCTGGCCGAGGCTCTACCCCGGATTGAAGCATATCTCCGATTATTTAATAATGGCGGGTTTCCTTGCTTAAGCTTGCGATCCTGGTGTTGACCATGCAATGGCTGCACAGCTTCTTTGGCCGTTCCGATTCCTCCGCACTCCATCACACAAACGGTTTCATCAATAGTTTGGCCGTCATTATAGTGGTCTTGATCATGATTGGATTTTTATTGTAGCCGCAACCCCGCGGTCCTGTTTCTGACCCTTATCGTTATTTTAAGTCGGTGGCGCTTTGCTTGAAGAATTTTGGGCCCATGCCGCCCGCCGCTTTGAACAGAAGGAAAATACTATGGGTAGCGTACAGATATCAAACCACAGCCCTCATCAGACCACGCGCTGTGATGAGCGAGGCACAGCAACGGATCGTGGAAATAACCTGAGCACGCTCGAAAAAAAGGATGCAGCGCTGAGGGAAAATATTGCCAATGCTCTCTGGAAGGATGATGTCCTGCGGGCGTTGGATTATTACGAAATTGATCTTCGTGTAAAAAATGAGATCGTTACCTTGAGCGGTCATATCCTGGGTCAAAGCAGTTGGAGCCGAATCGAAAACGCCATTCGTGCCACTGCGGGTGACGTGGAAATAAAAAACGACCTCATTCTGGATGACCAGCTTACGCTTGATGTGGCTGCTGAATTGGGAAGTTTGGAGCAGGCATATCACTGTAAGTTTTTTACGGGTGCATCCTATGGGGTGGTTTCGATAAACGGGACGGTCAGGGACGAGAATATCAGATTGTTGGCAGAGAAATGTGCGGCTGGCAACCCAAATGTCCGCGGCGTCGTCAATAATATTGAAGTCTCCGGGGCCAGGTTGAAATTGAAAGGTCAGCCATTCCTGCAGCCCATCATTGGGGGAACCATTTATTTTCTTGACTGGGTCTCCGCCGTTGTAAAGCAGGTCATTATTAATCCGAATAACCGGCGCGTGATTGCGATGGTCATTCAGGGAAACTTCATCGATCAGCACTCCGGGCTCAATTCACAGAAGGATGGCAAAGCCCGGCCCGCAGAGCGGCTAGTCATTGTGCGCATGGAAGCGGTTCGTCATCTTACCAGGATATCGGGGTTTCTGTAT of Anaerolineales bacterium contains these proteins:
- a CDS encoding YggT family protein; its protein translation is MSNENRVSETRTTQSEPEREQRILSFKLNQLVWLLFGILEAMIALRIGLKLIGANPESPIVALIYGLTFLFLFPFEGLVASPTAGNMVLELSSLFAMLIYALIAWAVERVVWLILYRPRGPVVAVTETSTSESHTPR
- a CDS encoding CsbD family protein encodes the protein MNKDIVEGKWKQMRGEAKAWWGKLTDDDLDRAAGKFEILAGILQEKYGYTREAAADEIDKRVTEYEAGLKGKTEPTSAK
- a CDS encoding GlsB/YeaQ/YmgE family stress response membrane protein translates to MINFLIWIMVGAALGWVASLIMKTNSRQGLIADIIVGIVGAFVAGLFLSPFFNVGTINEGDFSLPALLVSLGGAVILLAISKLFRNVAGFLVVVILVLLVYIYFSCWQMESNSLFCASIRLLPFLP
- a CDS encoding GlsB/YeaQ/YmgE family stress response membrane protein, with product MNLIIYLIAGAIVGYVASRIMRTDSQQGLLLDIVVGVIGAFLAGYFISPLLGVGTINDAITLPTMLVTLLGSVVLLWIFKQVRR
- a CDS encoding YtxH domain-containing protein, giving the protein MNNEYQEYKHPTSNFMSVFVGMLVGGLAGAVTMLLLAPQSGKETREQIQKKGIQLRDRTADMVEDTMAQVRLNANKITVGGREKIRELKQQGQELVAEQLDHVSEAAQAGKKAIQGS
- a CDS encoding BON domain-containing protein, whose translation is MGSVQISNHSPHQTTRCDERGTATDRGNNLSTLEKKDAALRENIANALWKDDVLRALDYYEIDLRVKNEIVTLSGHILGQSSWSRIENAIRATAGDVEIKNDLILDDQLTLDVAAELGSLEQAYHCKFFTGASYGVVSINGTVRDENIRLLAEKCAAGNPNVRGVVNNIEVSGARLKLKGQPFLQPIIGGTIYFLDWVSAVVKQVIINPNNRRVIAMVIQGNFIDQHSGLNSQKDGKARPAERLVIVRMEAVRHLTRISGFLYIRSNDRDHYMDFDPAYFIAPNEDWVPPYPYCPDDVVFTVKSPPAGEKMENSAGRSTSSNPVTKERVYSEELLANDSLGG
- a CDS encoding dodecin family protein; amino-acid sequence: MSVAKVSEIIVSSPKSFDDAIKIGVARAQKTLRNLKSAWVEGQQIKLDDKGNITEYRVQLKVTFIIDD
- a CDS encoding HPF/RaiA family ribosome-associated protein, producing the protein MDKDNFPIEFNNEIDDVKKSENEYYSLAVDRLSTLAEGYNDISGAAVNLKQPAQGRQTAHVYEVTIVVYMGSDHIAATEMGEQFKSTLDGALDAVERQVRERRKQQRNY
- a CDS encoding response regulator — encoded protein: MTRVYIADAKAKERSALRLVLQDLNMDVVGEAADWTTTLAQAPIHRTDMLLIDWDLLPDSPTTALNELRRACPAALVIILISHLDARQQAALSAGADAFISKEETPERVAGRLRSIAAGVRSI